Proteins encoded in a region of the Stieleria neptunia genome:
- a CDS encoding enolase C-terminal domain-like protein, translated as MITSADVIDLRVPTSDQLLGSDPFHKQPDYSSAVLHLETDAGLRGVSVVFTVGAGTDWVCHGIRDLCQLIIGSDLQDFAAAPIDLYRRLIDHHQLRWLHDGVFRMAAGAVLNAMWDLWAKSLDKPLWKLLVDLEPEFVADCIDWRNIRDALSRDEAVAMLRARRSDVARRESEMNPRGPKAYCTAGWLGLSDDQILATIRKLQTQGFDSFKLKVGQDSDRDVQRIRFMRDAIGPSCNLMVDANQYWGLGEAKRHIERYRPYGLKWIEEPIARDDVLGYVELAETFADADFGFACGEQAASPVIFKQLLKSGAIKYCQIDAVRVAGVNDVMAIILMAAKFGVPVCPHGGGIALCNMIQHYGMWDQIAVAGHSDTQLVEYIDFLQEAVEHPVMTRDGCYVTPTAAGWGLEFLPTFIDQHRFPDGEVWKTRDPTRKGVAFEAVVAPK; from the coding sequence ATGATCACTTCAGCGGATGTCATCGACCTCCGCGTTCCCACCTCCGACCAATTGCTCGGGTCCGACCCGTTTCACAAGCAACCCGACTATTCGTCAGCCGTCTTGCACCTGGAAACCGACGCCGGATTGCGGGGCGTTTCGGTGGTCTTCACCGTGGGCGCGGGGACGGATTGGGTCTGTCACGGGATCCGGGATCTGTGCCAGTTGATCATCGGATCCGATCTCCAGGACTTTGCCGCGGCCCCGATCGATCTGTATCGACGTTTGATCGATCACCATCAATTGCGATGGCTGCACGACGGCGTGTTCCGAATGGCGGCCGGCGCAGTGTTAAATGCGATGTGGGACCTGTGGGCCAAGTCGCTCGACAAACCCCTCTGGAAATTGTTGGTCGATCTGGAACCGGAGTTCGTCGCCGACTGCATCGATTGGCGAAACATTCGTGACGCGCTCAGCCGCGACGAAGCGGTGGCGATGCTGCGAGCGCGTCGATCCGATGTGGCGCGGCGTGAATCCGAAATGAATCCGCGCGGGCCGAAGGCCTACTGCACCGCCGGCTGGTTGGGGCTCAGCGACGATCAGATTCTCGCCACGATTCGCAAACTGCAAACGCAAGGTTTCGATTCGTTCAAGCTGAAGGTCGGACAGGATTCGGATCGGGACGTGCAGCGGATTCGTTTCATGCGCGACGCGATCGGGCCGTCATGCAATCTGATGGTTGACGCCAATCAGTACTGGGGACTCGGCGAGGCGAAGCGTCACATCGAACGCTATCGTCCGTACGGGTTGAAGTGGATCGAAGAGCCGATCGCTCGCGATGACGTGCTCGGTTACGTCGAACTTGCCGAGACCTTTGCGGATGCGGATTTCGGTTTTGCCTGCGGTGAACAAGCCGCCTCGCCCGTCATTTTTAAACAGTTGCTCAAGAGTGGCGCGATCAAGTATTGCCAGATCGATGCCGTCCGCGTCGCCGGGGTCAACGACGTGATGGCGATCATTTTGATGGCGGCGAAGTTTGGCGTTCCCGTGTGTCCCCACGGCGGCGGCATCGCGTTGTGCAACATGATCCAGCACTATGGGATGTGGGACCAGATCGCCGTTGCCGGACACTCCGACACACAATTGGTCGAATACATCGATTTCTTGCAGGAAGCCGTCGAGCATCCCGTCATGACGCGCGACGGTTGTTACGTCACCCCGACCGCAGCGGGCTGGGGACTGGAATTCCTGCCGACGTTTATCGACCAGCACCGTTTTCCCGACGGCGAGGTTTGGAAAACAAGAGATCCAACCAGAAAGGGCGTGGCGTTCGAGGCTGTGGTTGCACCGAAGTGA
- a CDS encoding sulfite exporter TauE/SafE family protein yields MIVAGFLAGVVNTIAGGGSFMTLPALMLFGLDPKIANGTNRVAVLFSSGAAVATFHKHGHLDHKLANRLTLPTMLGVPVGAWLAVYLPPDAFEPVFGAIFLVMAVVLMLNPKRIAAANVGSVNSRRWIKPVFFAIGIYVGFIQAGMGILVLLAMSLTNSGDLVASNAVKNWIGFLVTLAATVMFAIYGLIDWLPGLVMAVGNVTGGVVGAKLAIRKGNRLIFGFLIVVMIATGLKLIVTSIFQWLG; encoded by the coding sequence CTGATCGTTGCCGGGTTTCTGGCCGGCGTCGTGAACACGATTGCCGGCGGAGGGTCGTTCATGACCTTGCCGGCGTTGATGCTGTTCGGACTGGATCCGAAAATAGCCAACGGCACCAATCGCGTCGCCGTGCTGTTCTCCAGCGGGGCCGCCGTCGCGACGTTTCACAAGCACGGGCATCTGGATCACAAGCTCGCCAACCGTTTGACGCTGCCGACGATGCTGGGTGTGCCGGTCGGGGCTTGGCTGGCGGTCTATTTGCCGCCGGATGCCTTTGAGCCCGTGTTCGGTGCGATTTTTTTGGTGATGGCGGTCGTGCTGATGCTCAACCCGAAACGAATCGCCGCGGCGAACGTGGGTTCGGTAAATTCCAGGCGGTGGATCAAGCCGGTCTTTTTCGCCATCGGCATCTACGTCGGATTTATCCAAGCCGGGATGGGGATCTTGGTCTTGTTGGCGATGAGTCTGACCAACAGTGGCGATCTGGTCGCGTCCAACGCGGTCAAAAACTGGATCGGGTTTTTGGTCACGCTGGCGGCGACGGTGATGTTCGCGATTTATGGCTTGATCGACTGGCTGCCCGGATTGGTGATGGCGGTCGGCAACGTGACCGGCGGCGTCGTGGGGGCAAAGCTGGCGATCCGCAAAGGCAACCGCCTGATCTTCGGGTTCCTGATCGTGGTGATGATCGCGACCGGTTTGAAGCTGATCGTGACCAGCATTTTCCAATGGTTGGGATGA
- a CDS encoding Uma2 family endonuclease, giving the protein MSTALRLTASEYDRMIQRGAFVGMDRKIELIRGELRQMSPAGPVHEDYIDYLTRWSTSVTDPEDCVVRVQSSIDLGDSRPEPDVTWLRPGRYAARRPKASDVLLLIEVAESSLAGDTGEKADLYAESGVAEYWVVDCVAKAIHVFTDSRENRFHSKRIVSVPGTLTPTCKPDAVLALDELFL; this is encoded by the coding sequence ATGAGCACCGCACTTCGGCTGACCGCGTCTGAATACGATCGCATGATCCAGCGGGGCGCGTTCGTCGGCATGGACCGCAAGATTGAACTGATCCGAGGAGAGTTGCGACAGATGAGTCCAGCCGGTCCTGTCCACGAAGACTACATCGATTACCTGACCCGTTGGTCGACCAGCGTCACCGATCCGGAGGACTGTGTGGTGCGTGTCCAGTCGAGCATTGACCTGGGCGACAGTCGCCCGGAGCCTGACGTCACGTGGCTGCGACCGGGGCGATATGCGGCACGTCGCCCCAAGGCGTCCGATGTATTGCTGCTGATCGAAGTCGCTGAGTCCAGTTTGGCTGGCGACACTGGCGAAAAGGCCGACCTGTATGCCGAGTCCGGAGTCGCCGAATATTGGGTCGTCGACTGTGTCGCCAAAGCGATCCACGTCTTCACCGATTCTCGAGAGAATCGCTTTCATTCCAAACGGATCGTCTCGGTTCCCGGCACACTGACTCCGACTTGCAAGCCCGATGCCGTGCTGGCATTGGACGAGCTTTTTCTTTAA
- a CDS encoding Uma2 family endonuclease — MSTEIRKLTYQDYVCFPDDGKRHEIIGGDHYMNPAPSTYHQYVSRRLQFQLYSKIELAERGSVIDAPVDVQLTDSDIVQPDLVVVLKKNRIITPSKVKGAPDHLIEILSPSTESNDKTLKRALYERTGVGEYWIVDPFEQTVTRLVLENGRYVEQAVTGKRIPVTYLNDVDVDLNQVW; from the coding sequence ATGAGCACAGAGATTCGCAAGCTGACCTACCAGGACTATGTCTGTTTCCCGGATGACGGAAAGCGGCATGAAATCATCGGAGGAGATCATTACATGAATCCTGCACCGAGCACCTATCACCAATACGTCTCACGGCGATTGCAATTTCAGTTGTACTCAAAGATCGAACTTGCCGAACGGGGCAGCGTCATCGACGCGCCGGTGGATGTGCAGTTGACCGACAGCGATATCGTCCAGCCGGATCTCGTGGTGGTGCTGAAGAAAAATCGGATCATCACGCCATCCAAGGTGAAAGGCGCTCCGGATCATTTGATCGAGATTCTTTCCCCGTCGACCGAATCGAACGACAAGACGCTCAAACGGGCGCTCTATGAGCGGACGGGCGTCGGTGAATACTGGATCGTCGATCCATTCGAACAGACCGTGACCCGATTGGTTTTAGAAAACGGCCGCTACGTCGAACAAGCCGTGACGGGAAAGCGAATTCCCGTCACGTACTTGAACGATGTCGACGTCGACCTGAATCAAGTCTGGTAA
- a CDS encoding DUF1559 domain-containing protein yields the protein MDIRSRRGGFTLVELLVVIAIIGILVGLLLPAVQAAREAARRMSCSNNFKQIGLGIHNYHSAYKRLPTIRGGTSRVHGTNNPQSREPRTIGGSFGGNNLNNLSSLVQLAPFVEQQGLWDQISNPFRVKEPASAAGQYEFSEMGPNADISLAQHGRYQYDPWLTTVPMLRCPSDPGNGLPAQGRTNYGVCVGDALQYQNTGGINQNGQPNRNAAPRAKATCRGMFFPRVNMRFRDTLDGLSNTIMAGEMATHLGDRAVFTQAARMTNLASLQSDPSICAAEVDPERPKFWDPAASLTGGTQGQRGFKWSSGYCVHTGVTTILPPNSPICSSGGGTWRPGIYSPSSRHQGGAHVLMGDGAVIFITDSIEAGSKQSPMVIWNGTGARAPGSQSPYGLWGALGTRANNETIQEQLNQ from the coding sequence ATGGACATCCGTTCCAGACGCGGTGGCTTCACGTTGGTGGAGTTGCTGGTCGTGATCGCGATCATTGGTATCTTGGTCGGGCTGCTCTTGCCGGCCGTCCAAGCGGCGCGCGAAGCAGCACGTCGAATGAGCTGCAGTAACAACTTCAAGCAAATCGGCTTGGGGATTCACAACTATCATTCCGCCTACAAGCGGCTGCCCACCATCCGTGGCGGGACATCTCGCGTTCACGGAACCAACAATCCCCAGTCACGTGAACCCCGAACGATCGGAGGCAGTTTCGGCGGGAACAATTTGAACAACCTGAGTTCCTTGGTTCAGCTGGCACCGTTCGTCGAACAACAAGGGCTGTGGGATCAAATCAGCAATCCGTTCCGTGTCAAAGAACCCGCATCGGCGGCGGGGCAATACGAGTTCAGCGAGATGGGCCCCAACGCGGACATCAGCTTGGCCCAACACGGTCGCTATCAGTATGACCCCTGGCTGACGACGGTCCCGATGCTGCGCTGCCCCAGTGACCCCGGCAACGGTTTGCCGGCCCAAGGCCGCACCAACTACGGCGTCTGTGTCGGCGATGCGCTCCAGTATCAAAACACCGGAGGGATCAATCAAAATGGCCAGCCGAACCGGAACGCAGCTCCGCGTGCCAAGGCGACCTGTCGTGGCATGTTCTTCCCTCGCGTGAACATGCGATTCCGCGACACGCTGGACGGATTGTCCAATACGATCATGGCGGGCGAGATGGCGACTCATCTGGGTGACCGGGCCGTGTTCACGCAGGCCGCCCGGATGACCAACCTGGCGTCGCTTCAAAGTGACCCTTCGATCTGTGCCGCCGAAGTCGACCCGGAACGTCCGAAATTCTGGGATCCCGCTGCTTCACTGACCGGGGGCACCCAGGGGCAACGTGGGTTCAAGTGGTCCAGCGGCTATTGCGTCCATACCGGTGTGACCACCATCCTGCCGCCCAACAGCCCCATCTGCAGCAGCGGTGGCGGAACCTGGCGTCCGGGGATCTATAGCCCCAGCAGTCGGCACCAGGGTGGGGCGCACGTCTTGATGGGTGACGGTGCGGTCATCTTCATCACCGATTCGATCGAAGCCGGTAGCAAGCAGAGCCCGATGGTGATCTGGAACGGAACCGGCGCCCGCGCGCCGGGTTCGCAAAGCCCCTACGGTCTGTGGGGAGCACTCGGCACGCGCGCCAACAACGAGACGATCCAAGAGCAACTCAACCAGTAG